In Stanieria sp. NIES-3757, the DNA window CATCTGTCTTGTAGTAGTTTATACGAACATCCTGAATCGTGGCTAGCAATGGTTCATCCGAACGATCGCCCGATTGTCCAACAAGCTTTGGCTCAATTAAACCAAGGCGATCAAACGTACGAATACCGAGTTATCGCTCTAAATAGTCAAATTCGCTGGATCAGAACCAGAACTTTTGTGATTCGAGATGAGTCTGGCAACATCTATCGCATCGCTGGTATTGGTGAAGATGTAACTAAACAAAAGCAAGCAGAAGAAAAATTTAATGCTTTGATTCAAGAATTAAAACGTAGTAATGAAGCTTTAGAAGAATTTGCCTCTATAGTTTCTCACGATTTACTTTCGCCTTTGCACAAACAGCAAATGTTGAGAGAATTACTTGTAGATGAGTACGGTGAGATTTTAGACGAACAAGCTCAAGAATATTTAGACCGGATGGCACAGCTAAATCAAAAAATGCAAAATCTGGTTCGAGGTTTACTGGCTTTTGCTCGTGTCACTACTCAAGCACAACCATTTGCACCAGTCGATCTCAATGCGGTAGTTCGAGAAGTGATAGAAGAATTTGAAGCAGAAATTGCTCAAGTCAACGCACAAATTGAAGTAGGAGAATTACCGACTGTTCAAGGCGATCGCTTGCAACTGGAGCAACTATTTCAAAATCTGCTCGAAAATGCGCTTAAGTTTCGTGCTGTAGATCGACAACCAACAATTAAAATTTATCAGTTATTTAATACTCAAACAGAATCAGAACCCGGCGAGGCTTGTACGCCCCGTCAAATTGTGATAGAAGACAATGGCATTGGTTTTGAACCTGAAGAAAGTGAGAAAATTTTTGCTCCTTTTCATCGTTTACATAGTTCTAGTAAATACAAAGGTACGGGTTTAGGTTTAGCAATTTGTCGTAAAATAATCGAACGTCATCAAGGCACAATTATTGCTCAAAGTCAGCCTCAACAAGGAGCAAGTTTTATGATTGGTTTGCCCTGCTAAAATTTTATTTATTATAAATATTAATTTAAAAATAAACTAAGATGACTCAAACCTAAATTATTAATTGCTTTTGCTCAATAATAATAGTTTTGTTGCGTTTTGTATTTCTGAAAAAAATAAAATTTTCCAATTGTGCTGGTTTAGAAAAAAGATTTTGAGCAGTTATCTATAATTAGTTAGAGTCAAATATTTTTACACAACTATACAATAAAATTATTGTGGTGTTTCACTTATGAGAAAGTTTTGAAATTTTCTCCGTTATTATTGCTGTAATACCATTTTCAAATAGTAGGGTTGTTGGTTATCTAGAATTAAATTTGCCTACATTCTGTTTAAAGCTCTTTTAGTAAACACTTTCATTTATAGTTTTCTTATGTTAAATCATCCCTGTCGAGTTTTATTAGTAGAAGATGAACCAGAAGATCTGAAAAAATTACAAACAATTTTGACTAATGCTCATTCTGCATCTTTTCGACGTGGATTTAATTTAACTTGGGCGGAAACTGTAGCTCAAGGTAAACAACTAATTGCTCAAACAGAATTTGATGTTGTAATCCTCGATTTAATGCTACCAGATAGTCGTGGGCTAAATACTCTGAGAGAAATACAATCAATTATTTCTAAAATACCAATTATTGTTTTAACTTCAATAGAAGATGAAATTGTTGCCGTTAAAGTTTTAGAATTAGGGGCTTGTGGTTATTTACCCAAAAATGTTTTGGAGCAAAATTTATTAATTTATGCAATTCGCACGGCGATCGAGCGTAAACTCCAATTAGCTAAATTTGAAGAGTGGCAAAAACAACAACCAGCCCAAGAAATAGCTTTACTGGAAAATTTTTTAGCAGATAAAACTATTAATGAGCAATTAGCAGATTCAGAATCTTTGCAGCAAAAAATGCCCGATATAGTAGCAGAAATCAAAGAACGCTACCACGATTTACTCGATCGCTTTGTCGAACAAAGAATTTATAAAGTTCAATACGAAATCAACCGAAATATCGAGGTTTTAGTTGAACAACTAGGATATCTTCAAGCCACACCCAGAGATTTAATTGAGATACACACCACAATTTTAAAACAAAAACAAGCAACTCTTGGGCAAAGACAAGCAATGACTTATACGATAGAAGGTCGCTATTTACTATTAGAAATGATGGGTAAATTAGCAGCTTACTATCGGAAATATTACATGGGATTAAATAAAATTAATCTGGTTCAAAACTATAGTAACGAAATTTTAAAAAATAACCAAAGATCGAATAATTAATTTTTTTATTTAATAAATTTTAAAATGTTTTTAATGTGTAAAAGATACTTACTAAAATTATATGTCAGCG includes these proteins:
- a CDS encoding response regulator receiver protein, whose product is MLNHPCRVLLVEDEPEDLKKLQTILTNAHSASFRRGFNLTWAETVAQGKQLIAQTEFDVVILDLMLPDSRGLNTLREIQSIISKIPIIVLTSIEDEIVAVKVLELGACGYLPKNVLEQNLLIYAIRTAIERKLQLAKFEEWQKQQPAQEIALLENFLADKTINEQLADSESLQQKMPDIVAEIKERYHDLLDRFVEQRIYKVQYEINRNIEVLVEQLGYLQATPRDLIEIHTTILKQKQATLGQRQAMTYTIEGRYLLLEMMGKLAAYYRKYYMGLNKINLVQNYSNEILKNNQRSNN